Proteins encoded by one window of Streptosporangiales bacterium:
- the alaS gene encoding alanine--tRNA ligase, which translates to MKTAEIARRFVRFFEERGHTVVPSAALPFDDPTLLFVNAGMVPFKPFFLGDERPPYDRAVSVQKCVRTLDIEEVGKTTRHGSFFQMNGNFSFGDYFKEQAIEYAWELVTKPQSEGGYGFEESRLWPTVYKDDDEAYDLWKQLTGLPDERIVRRGMVDNFWSMGVPGPCGPCSEIFYDRGPAYGKEGGPDVDEDRYMEIWNLVFMQNLRGPGEGKEDFPIVGELPAKNIDTGMGLERVAYLLQGVDNLYEIDEVRPVLDRASEVSGRRYGADHEDDVRLRVIADHVRTALMIVSDGVMPGNEGRGYVLRRILRRAVRGMRLLGVDEPTMPELLPASKDVMRGTYPELGTDWARISEVVYAEEEMFRQTLRTGTQIFEQAARETRESGGVELPGGRAFQLHDTYGFPIDLTLEMAGEQGLTVDEEGFRRLMAEQRDRARADARAKKVGHADVSVYSALREPGVTEFTGYTEQATESRVRGIVSGGVSVPVATEGEQVELVLDRTPFYAESGGQLADHGRIRAGGATFDVHDVQAPVPGLVVHRGTVASGELRVGDEVYGEVEATRRRSISRSHTATHMVHKAVREILGDTATQAGSENAPGRLRFDFAAASPPPPSTLQQAEERINSLVAEDLQVEAAVLPKDQALAMGAMALFGQKYGDEVRMVSVGGPWSRELCGGTHAAHTSLLGVVKLLGESSIGSGVRRVEALVGTDAMSHLSRESLLVSQLSDLLKVPRTDLRDRVEQTVNRLRDAEKEIARLRSAQLLQDAGALLEAVHDVGGVSVLTHQAPDGTAVDDLRRLALDLRGRLGDRPAVVVLAGVANDRPGLVVAVTEKGRDSGLRAGRLVGVGAKVLGGGGGGKDDVAQGGGTRPEAVGEALAAVEREIGTTAAGG; encoded by the coding sequence ATGAAGACGGCAGAGATCGCACGGAGGTTCGTGCGCTTCTTCGAGGAGCGCGGTCACACGGTCGTGCCCTCGGCCGCCCTGCCGTTCGACGACCCGACCCTGCTGTTCGTCAACGCGGGCATGGTCCCGTTCAAGCCGTTCTTCCTCGGTGACGAGCGGCCGCCGTACGACCGTGCGGTGAGCGTGCAGAAGTGTGTCCGCACGCTCGACATCGAAGAGGTCGGCAAGACCACCAGGCACGGCTCGTTCTTCCAGATGAACGGCAACTTCTCCTTCGGCGACTACTTCAAGGAACAGGCGATCGAGTACGCCTGGGAGCTCGTCACCAAGCCGCAGTCCGAGGGCGGGTACGGGTTCGAGGAGAGCCGGCTGTGGCCCACCGTCTACAAGGACGACGACGAGGCGTACGACCTCTGGAAGCAGCTCACCGGCCTCCCCGACGAGCGCATCGTGCGGCGCGGCATGGTCGACAACTTCTGGTCGATGGGCGTCCCCGGCCCGTGCGGTCCGTGCAGTGAGATCTTCTACGACCGTGGCCCCGCCTACGGCAAGGAGGGCGGTCCGGACGTCGACGAGGACCGCTACATGGAGATCTGGAACCTCGTCTTCATGCAGAACCTCCGCGGCCCGGGCGAGGGCAAGGAGGACTTCCCGATCGTCGGCGAGCTGCCGGCGAAGAACATCGACACCGGCATGGGCCTGGAACGCGTCGCGTACCTCCTGCAGGGCGTCGACAACCTCTACGAGATCGACGAGGTGCGGCCGGTCCTCGACCGGGCGTCGGAGGTCTCCGGGCGCCGCTACGGCGCGGACCACGAGGACGACGTGCGCCTGCGGGTCATCGCCGACCATGTGCGCACGGCGCTGATGATCGTCAGTGACGGTGTCATGCCGGGCAACGAGGGCCGTGGCTACGTCCTGCGCCGGATCCTGCGCCGCGCGGTCCGCGGCATGCGGCTGCTCGGCGTCGACGAGCCGACCATGCCCGAGCTGCTGCCGGCGAGCAAGGACGTCATGCGCGGCACCTACCCGGAGCTCGGCACCGACTGGGCGCGCATCTCCGAGGTGGTCTACGCCGAGGAGGAGATGTTCCGGCAGACCCTGCGCACCGGCACGCAGATCTTCGAGCAGGCGGCGCGCGAGACCAGGGAGTCCGGCGGCGTCGAGCTGCCCGGCGGCCGAGCGTTCCAGCTGCACGACACGTACGGCTTCCCGATCGACCTCACCCTCGAGATGGCGGGCGAGCAGGGTCTCACCGTCGACGAGGAGGGGTTCCGCCGGCTGATGGCGGAGCAGCGCGACCGGGCGAGGGCCGACGCGCGGGCGAAGAAGGTCGGCCACGCCGACGTCTCGGTCTACTCGGCGCTGCGCGAGCCCGGCGTCACCGAGTTCACCGGCTACACCGAGCAGGCCACCGAGTCGCGCGTGCGCGGCATCGTCTCCGGCGGTGTCTCCGTGCCGGTCGCCACCGAGGGCGAGCAGGTCGAGCTCGTGCTCGACCGCACCCCGTTCTACGCCGAGAGCGGTGGTCAGCTCGCCGACCACGGCCGCATCAGGGCGGGCGGCGCGACGTTCGACGTCCACGACGTCCAGGCGCCGGTGCCCGGACTCGTCGTCCACCGTGGCACGGTCGCGTCGGGCGAGCTGCGGGTCGGCGACGAGGTCTACGGCGAGGTCGAGGCGACGCGCCGCCGGTCGATCTCGCGCTCGCACACCGCGACGCACATGGTGCACAAGGCGGTGCGCGAGATCCTCGGTGACACCGCCACGCAGGCGGGCTCGGAGAACGCGCCTGGGCGGCTGCGGTTCGACTTCGCCGCGGCCTCGCCTCCGCCGCCCTCGACGCTGCAGCAGGCGGAGGAGCGGATCAACTCGTTGGTGGCCGAGGACCTCCAGGTCGAGGCGGCGGTGCTGCCCAAGGACCAGGCGCTCGCGATGGGAGCGATGGCGCTGTTCGGCCAGAAGTACGGCGACGAGGTGCGCATGGTCTCCGTCGGGGGGCCGTGGTCGCGCGAGCTGTGCGGCGGCACGCACGCCGCACACACGTCCCTGCTCGGCGTCGTCAAGCTGCTCGGCGAGTCGTCGATCGGCTCCGGGGTCCGCCGCGTCGAGGCCCTCGTCGGCACCGACGCGATGAGTCACCTGAGCCGCGAGAGCCTGCTCGTCTCGCAGCTCTCCGACCTGCTCAAGGTGCCGCGCACCGACCTGCGCGACCGCGTCGAGCAGACCGTCAACCGGCTCCGCGACGCGGAGAAGGAGATCGCCAGGCTGCGGTCCGCTCAGCTGCTGCAGGATGCGGGCGCGCTGCTCGAGGCGGTGCACGACGTCGGCGGTGTCAGCGTCCTCACCCACCAGGCTCCCGACGGCACGGCCGTCGACGACCTGCGCCGGCTCGCGCTCGACCTGCGCGGCCGGCTCGGTGACCGTCCCGCGGTCGTCGTGCTCGCCGGCGTGGCGAACGACCGGCCCGGGCTCGTCGTGGCCGTGACGGAGAAGGGCCGTGACAGCGGCCTGCGCGCGGGCCGCCTGGTCGGCGTCGGCGCGAAGGTGCTCGGCGGCGGTGGCGGCGGCAAGGACGACGTCGCGCAGGGCGGCGGCACCCGGCCCGAGGCGGTCGGCGAGGCGCTGGCCGCGGTGGAGCGCGAGATCGGCACGACGGCGGCCGGTGGCTGA
- the ruvX gene encoding Holliday junction resolvase RuvX encodes MRRGARIGVDVGTVRVGVAACDPDGVLATPVTTLDRGRGDVDALVELVGEHEAIEAVVGLPLSLSGREGPAATAARAYAATLATRLAPVPVRMVDERLSTVTAEHGLRTAGVAGRSRRRVIDRMAAVVILQTALDAERQIGEPPGQIVPGEG; translated from the coding sequence ATGCGCCGCGGTGCGCGGATCGGCGTCGACGTCGGCACCGTCCGGGTGGGCGTCGCCGCATGCGACCCTGACGGCGTGCTCGCGACCCCGGTGACCACGCTCGACCGCGGTCGCGGCGACGTCGACGCACTCGTCGAGCTGGTGGGTGAGCACGAGGCGATCGAGGCGGTCGTCGGTCTCCCTCTCTCACTCTCCGGGCGCGAGGGGCCCGCGGCGACCGCGGCGCGCGCCTACGCCGCCACGCTCGCGACACGCCTGGCACCCGTACCTGTACGGATGGTAGACGAGCGACTGAGTACGGTGACTGCCGAACACGGGCTGCGTACCGCTGGGGTTGCGGGGCGGTCACGACGTAGAGTTATCGATCGGATGGCAGCGGTCGTCATCTTGCAGACCGCACTGGACGCCGAGCGGCAGATCGGGGAACCGCCCGGCCAGATCGTCCCGGGAGAGGGATGA
- the mltG gene encoding endolytic transglycosylase MltG, giving the protein MNELDLDLGFTEEEAPRPRSRRHARRRRERRRRRKGRAAAAIAFFVIVGVLGGLVWGGYTVVQAVTDVPDYTGAGSGMVTFQVESGQSTRSIATDLEKAGVVKSAKAFRKAAEDDPASMNIQPGHYKLNKHMAAALALDKLLDPAAKIQWRVTVPEGLRASKVLALLAKKTEMPVSKFQAAAKDASTLGLPASAKGKVEGYLFPATYEFPPGSTPSTILQAMVERYLQEEANLQLATRAKAVGLTPHEALTLASMLEAEVKTKDFTKVSRVVFNRLHKGMRIQFDSTVLYALNKSTYHVTHDDLDVNSPYNTYRNDGLPPGPVGNPGSAAIKAALSPATGPWLYFVTTNLETGETKFTDDPAEFKRFKEEFKRNRDGG; this is encoded by the coding sequence ATGAACGAGCTGGACCTCGACCTCGGCTTCACCGAGGAGGAGGCGCCGCGACCCCGAAGCCGGCGCCACGCGCGGCGCCGGCGGGAGCGTCGGCGTCGGCGGAAGGGCCGGGCGGCCGCCGCGATCGCGTTCTTCGTGATCGTCGGTGTGCTCGGTGGCCTCGTCTGGGGCGGGTACACCGTCGTCCAGGCAGTCACTGACGTGCCCGACTACACCGGCGCGGGCTCGGGCATGGTGACCTTCCAGGTCGAGTCGGGCCAGTCGACGCGGTCCATCGCGACCGACCTGGAGAAGGCCGGCGTCGTGAAGAGCGCCAAGGCCTTCCGCAAGGCGGCCGAGGACGACCCCGCCTCGATGAACATCCAGCCGGGTCACTACAAGCTCAACAAGCACATGGCCGCCGCGCTCGCGCTCGACAAGCTGCTCGACCCGGCCGCGAAGATCCAGTGGCGGGTGACCGTCCCCGAGGGCCTGCGGGCGAGCAAGGTGCTCGCGCTGCTCGCGAAGAAGACCGAGATGCCGGTGTCGAAGTTCCAGGCCGCCGCGAAGGACGCGAGCACGCTCGGGCTGCCGGCCTCGGCGAAGGGCAAGGTCGAGGGGTACCTGTTCCCCGCGACGTACGAGTTCCCGCCGGGCTCGACCCCGTCGACCATCCTGCAGGCGATGGTGGAGCGTTACCTCCAGGAGGAGGCGAACCTCCAGCTCGCGACGCGGGCGAAGGCGGTCGGCCTGACCCCGCACGAGGCGCTGACGCTGGCGAGCATGCTCGAGGCCGAGGTGAAGACCAAGGACTTCACCAAGGTGTCGCGGGTGGTGTTCAACAGGTTGCACAAGGGCATGCGCATCCAGTTCGACAGCACGGTGCTGTACGCGCTCAACAAGTCGACGTACCACGTCACGCACGACGACCTCGACGTGAACTCGCCGTACAACACCTACCGCAACGACGGGTTGCCACCCGGTCCCGTCGGCAACCCGGGTTCCGCGGCGATCAAGGCCGCGCTCAGCCCCGCCACCGGTCCCTGGCTGTACTTCGTCACCACCAACCTCGAGACCGGTGAGACGAAGTTCACCGACGACCCCGCCGAGTTCAAGCGGTTCAAGGAAGAGTTCAAGAGGAATCGGGACGGTGGCTAG
- a CDS encoding shikimate dehydrogenase has protein sequence MGTVARAAVLGSPVTHSLSPVLHRAAYAELGLDWSYEAIECGEDELPGFVSGLDDSWAGLSLTMPLKRVALDVADSVTPLARDVGAANTLVLGDGRTADNTDVPGLRVALTEAGLNRPRRPVLLGGGATACSAAAALAGLGATGVVAVVRSEARAAELRTVAERFGMTCRFAGWPGDDELSAADLVVSTVPGGTTDALVPYADRVVALFDVAYAPWPTALAAAVESSGGTVVGGFELLLHQAALQVVAMTGREAPVAAMRRAGETELARRAGTAS, from the coding sequence ATCGGGACGGTGGCTAGAGCGGCGGTCCTCGGCTCGCCCGTCACGCACTCGCTGTCGCCCGTCCTGCACCGGGCCGCCTACGCCGAACTCGGGCTCGACTGGTCGTACGAGGCAATCGAGTGCGGCGAGGACGAGCTGCCAGGCTTCGTGTCCGGGCTCGACGACTCGTGGGCGGGCCTGTCGCTCACCATGCCGCTCAAGCGGGTCGCGCTCGACGTGGCCGACTCCGTGACGCCGCTGGCGAGAGACGTCGGCGCCGCCAACACCCTCGTGCTGGGCGACGGGCGGACGGCCGACAACACCGACGTGCCCGGCCTCCGGGTCGCCCTCACCGAGGCGGGCCTGAATCGGCCGCGACGCCCTGTCCTGCTGGGCGGCGGCGCGACCGCGTGCTCCGCGGCCGCTGCGCTTGCCGGCCTCGGCGCGACCGGCGTCGTCGCCGTCGTCCGCAGCGAGGCGCGCGCGGCCGAGCTGCGCACGGTGGCGGAGCGGTTCGGCATGACCTGCCGCTTCGCCGGCTGGCCGGGCGACGACGAGCTGTCCGCCGCCGACCTCGTCGTCTCGACCGTTCCCGGCGGCACGACCGACGCGCTGGTCCCGTACGCCGACCGCGTCGTCGCGCTGTTCGACGTCGCCTACGCCCCCTGGCCGACCGCGCTCGCCGCGGCGGTGGAGTCGTCGGGCGGCACCGTCGTCGGCGGCTTCGAGCTGCTCCTGCACCAGGCGGCCCTGCAGGTCGTCGCGATGACCGGCCGTGAGGCGCCCGTCGCCGCGATGCGCAGGGCAGGCGAGACCGAGCTCGCCCGCCGCGCCGGCACCGCGTCCTGA
- the aroC gene encoding chorismate synthase — MRWLTAGESHGRALVAILEGLPAGVEVTTSDVAAALARRRLGYGRGARMSFEQDEVTFVGGIRHGRTLGSPVAIQVGNTEWPKWETVMAADPVDPAALEGLARNAPLTRPRPGHADLVGMQKYGFDDARPVLERASARETAARVALGEVARRFLRQVGGVDLTSHVVELGTVAVPPGTVPAPGDRARVDDDPMRCADADTSKLMVAEVDAAKSDGDTLGGIVEVVVHGLPPGLGSHTHWDRRLDARLAGALMGIQAIKGVEVGDGFDVARSRGSQAHDEIVNTDDGIRRASGRSGGTEGGMTTGELLRVRAAMKPISTVPRALRTVDVATGEQATAIHQRSDVCAVPAAGVVAEAMVALVLADAALEKFGGDSVAEVARNLVGYRDNLAIR, encoded by the coding sequence CTGCGTTGGTTGACCGCTGGGGAGTCGCACGGCCGGGCACTGGTGGCGATCCTCGAGGGGTTGCCGGCCGGTGTCGAGGTGACCACGTCCGATGTCGCCGCCGCGCTCGCGCGGCGCAGGCTCGGCTACGGGCGCGGGGCGCGCATGTCGTTCGAGCAGGACGAGGTGACGTTCGTCGGGGGCATCAGGCACGGGCGCACCCTCGGCAGCCCGGTCGCGATCCAGGTGGGCAACACGGAGTGGCCGAAGTGGGAGACGGTGATGGCCGCCGACCCCGTCGACCCCGCGGCGCTCGAAGGGCTCGCCCGCAATGCTCCGCTGACCCGGCCGCGGCCCGGTCACGCCGATCTCGTCGGCATGCAGAAGTACGGCTTCGACGACGCGCGCCCGGTGCTCGAACGCGCGAGCGCGCGCGAGACGGCGGCACGGGTCGCGCTCGGCGAGGTCGCGCGGCGGTTCCTGCGGCAGGTGGGCGGCGTCGACCTGACCAGCCACGTCGTCGAGCTCGGCACCGTCGCGGTGCCGCCCGGCACCGTGCCGGCACCCGGCGACCGGGCGCGCGTCGACGACGATCCCATGCGCTGCGCCGACGCCGACACGAGCAAGCTCATGGTGGCGGAGGTCGACGCCGCCAAGTCCGACGGCGACACGCTCGGCGGCATCGTCGAGGTCGTCGTGCACGGGCTGCCGCCCGGCCTGGGCAGCCACACCCACTGGGACCGCCGGCTCGACGCGCGGCTCGCCGGCGCGCTGATGGGCATCCAGGCGATCAAGGGCGTCGAGGTCGGCGACGGCTTCGACGTCGCGCGCAGCCGTGGGTCGCAGGCCCACGACGAGATCGTCAACACCGACGACGGCATCCGCCGCGCCTCCGGCCGGTCGGGCGGCACCGAGGGCGGCATGACCACCGGTGAGCTGCTCCGCGTCCGTGCGGCGATGAAGCCCATCTCCACGGTGCCGCGCGCCCTGCGCACCGTCGACGTGGCCACCGGCGAGCAGGCCACCGCCATCCACCAGCGCAGCGACGTCTGCGCCGTGCCGGCGGCCGGTGTGGTCGCCGAGGCGATGGTCGCGCTCGTCCTCGCCGACGCCGCACTGGAGAAGTTCGGCGGCGACTCCGTCGCCGAGGTCGCGCGTAACCTGGTGGGATACCGCGACAACCTCGCCATCCGCTGA
- a CDS encoding shikimate kinase, which translates to MGTLGDDSAVAARTAPRLVLVGPPGAGKTTVGELLADRLDLGFRDTDTDVEARAGKPVAEIFVSDGEPTFRSMEREAVAEALRSHTGVLALGGGAVLDESTRRALDGHTVVFLDVTHAAAAHRVGLDTARPLLLVNPRSTLRRLLDERRPQYEEVATAVVPTADASPAEVVEACLAVLGDPLR; encoded by the coding sequence ATCGGGACCCTCGGGGACGACAGCGCCGTTGCCGCACGGACGGCCCCTCGCCTCGTGCTCGTCGGCCCGCCGGGCGCGGGCAAGACGACCGTCGGCGAGCTCCTCGCCGACCGGCTCGACCTCGGCTTCCGCGACACCGACACCGACGTCGAGGCGCGCGCCGGCAAGCCGGTCGCCGAGATCTTCGTGTCGGACGGCGAGCCGACGTTCCGGAGTATGGAGCGCGAGGCCGTCGCCGAGGCGTTGCGGAGCCACACCGGGGTGCTGGCGCTCGGCGGCGGTGCGGTGCTCGACGAGAGCACGCGCAGGGCGTTGGACGGCCACACCGTGGTCTTCCTCGACGTCACGCACGCGGCGGCGGCGCACCGGGTCGGACTCGACACCGCCCGTCCGCTGCTCCTGGTCAACCCGCGCAGCACCCTGCGCCGGTTGCTCGACGAGCGGCGACCGCAGTACGAAGAAGTGGCGACGGCTGTCGTGCCCACGGCGGACGCCAGCCCCGCCGAGGTCGTCGAGGCCTGCCTCGCGGTCCTCGGTGACCCACTGCGCTAG
- a CDS encoding 3-dehydroquinate synthase, with amino-acid sequence MTTTRIPVGGERPYDVLVGSDILDELPATFGDGVRQVAVVTTGSARATADKVTQLLQDADLRTSRIEIPDAEAGKDISVAAMCWNRLGEQNFTRSDCVVAVGGGAVTDLAGFVAASWLRGIRVVHVPTSLLGMVDAAVGGKTGINTSAGKNLVGAFHPPAAVLCDLDALRTLPREHYVAGLAEVVKAGFIADPAILDLIEHDPKAATQSTGPVARELVERAITMKAEVVSADLREQGRRETLNYGHTLGHAIERNEQYRCKHGHAVSVGMAYAAELAKRAGILDEVTAKRHVTVLESLGLPTHYRAKAWARLHDTMRIDKKARGDKLRFVVLSAVGETEILEDPAPELLEQSYAVVGR; translated from the coding sequence GTGACCACCACACGGATTCCGGTCGGCGGCGAGCGGCCGTACGACGTCCTCGTCGGCAGCGACATCCTCGACGAGCTGCCGGCGACCTTCGGCGACGGGGTGCGGCAGGTCGCCGTGGTGACCACCGGTTCCGCGCGGGCGACGGCCGACAAGGTGACCCAACTGCTGCAGGACGCCGATCTGCGCACGTCGCGCATCGAGATCCCCGACGCCGAGGCGGGCAAGGACATCTCCGTCGCCGCCATGTGCTGGAACCGGCTCGGCGAGCAGAACTTCACCAGGTCCGACTGCGTGGTGGCCGTCGGCGGGGGAGCGGTGACCGACCTGGCGGGCTTCGTCGCGGCCTCGTGGCTGCGCGGCATCCGCGTGGTGCACGTGCCCACCTCCCTCCTCGGCATGGTCGACGCCGCGGTCGGCGGCAAGACCGGTATCAACACCTCCGCCGGCAAGAACCTCGTCGGCGCGTTCCACCCGCCGGCGGCCGTCCTGTGCGACCTCGACGCCCTGCGCACGCTGCCGCGCGAGCACTACGTCGCCGGGCTCGCCGAGGTGGTGAAGGCCGGGTTCATCGCCGATCCGGCGATCCTCGACCTGATCGAGCACGACCCCAAGGCCGCGACCCAGTCGACCGGCCCCGTCGCGCGGGAGCTGGTCGAGCGCGCGATCACGATGAAGGCCGAGGTCGTGTCGGCCGACCTGCGCGAGCAGGGCAGGCGGGAGACGCTCAACTACGGCCACACCCTCGGTCACGCGATCGAGCGCAACGAGCAGTACCGGTGCAAGCACGGCCACGCCGTCTCCGTCGGCATGGCCTACGCCGCCGAGCTGGCCAAGCGCGCCGGCATCCTCGACGAGGTGACGGCGAAGCGCCACGTCACGGTCCTGGAGTCACTCGGCCTACCCACGCACTACCGGGCCAAGGCATGGGCGCGGCTGCACGACACGATGCGCATCGACAAGAAGGCGCGCGGCGACAAGCTCCGCTTCGTCGTCCTGTCCGCCGTCGGCGAGACCGAGATCCTCGAGGACCCGGCGCCCGAGCTGCTCGAGCAGTCGTACGCGGTGGTCGGTCGCTGA
- the aroQ gene encoding type II 3-dehydroquinate dehydratase, whose protein sequence is MTRVLVLNGPNLGRLGSREPDVYGSTSLADLVAFCEKLGGELGLDVEVRQTDDEAELVGWLHEAADGRLPVVLNPAAFTHYSYALRDACAQRTAALVEVHLTNPATREEFRHLSVVAAVATGTVAGFGLRSYELALRAVAAEPGT, encoded by the coding sequence ATGACACGCGTCCTGGTACTGAACGGCCCCAACCTCGGGCGGCTCGGCTCGCGTGAGCCCGATGTCTACGGCAGCACGTCGCTCGCCGACCTCGTGGCGTTCTGCGAGAAGCTCGGCGGCGAGCTGGGACTCGACGTCGAGGTCAGGCAGACCGACGACGAGGCGGAGCTCGTCGGCTGGCTGCACGAGGCCGCCGACGGGCGCCTCCCCGTGGTGCTCAACCCCGCGGCGTTCACCCACTACTCCTACGCCCTGCGCGACGCCTGCGCCCAGCGCACGGCCGCGCTCGTCGAGGTCCATTTGACCAACCCCGCCACGCGCGAGGAGTTCCGGCACCTCTCCGTCGTCGCCGCCGTGGCGACCGGTACCGTCGCCGGGTTCGGTCTGCGGTCCTACGAACTCGCCCTGCGAGCGGTCGCGGCCGAACCGGGAACGTAG
- a CDS encoding M24 family metallopeptidase, whose translation MGSGPNHAVRRDRLRVLLAQRDVEAAVVTRLVNVRYLSGFTGSNAALVVRENGADVLVTDGRYGDQARTEAPDLELFVDYPARTGIRLPIAVHAVERLGTTGERRVAFEDHDVTVSTHRAMVTASARTELVSLDRGVEELRMVKDDIELAALRKACAITDQALGDLLPSVHEGMTERDVARRLDAKMREYGADAPGFATIVASGPHSAIPHHQPTDRLLERGDLVKIDFGARYAGYHADETRTFVVGVAAGWQKEIHQLVQAAQQAGRDALGHDVPAKDVDAASRGVITEAGYGDRFTHGLGHGVGLEIHEDPFLGYSATATLANRIPVTVEPGVYLTGRGGVRIEDTVLVGAEGAESLTRTDRDLVVLG comes from the coding sequence ATGGGTTCGGGGCCCAACCACGCGGTCAGGAGAGATCGACTCCGGGTGTTGCTCGCGCAGCGAGACGTCGAGGCGGCGGTCGTCACCAGACTGGTGAACGTCAGATACCTGTCCGGGTTCACCGGCTCCAACGCCGCCCTGGTCGTGCGGGAGAACGGCGCCGACGTCCTCGTCACCGACGGACGCTATGGCGACCAGGCCCGCACCGAGGCACCCGACCTCGAGCTGTTCGTCGACTATCCCGCCCGTACCGGCATCCGTCTCCCGATCGCGGTGCACGCGGTGGAACGGCTCGGCACGACGGGTGAGCGGCGGGTCGCGTTCGAGGACCACGACGTCACCGTCTCGACGCACCGCGCGATGGTCACCGCGTCCGCGCGCACCGAGCTCGTGTCCCTCGACCGGGGCGTCGAGGAGCTGCGCATGGTGAAGGACGACATCGAGCTCGCGGCCCTGCGCAAGGCGTGCGCCATCACCGACCAGGCGCTGGGCGACCTGCTGCCGAGCGTCCACGAGGGCATGACCGAGCGCGACGTGGCCCGCCGCCTCGACGCCAAGATGCGCGAGTACGGCGCCGACGCGCCCGGCTTCGCGACGATCGTGGCGAGCGGGCCGCACTCGGCGATCCCGCACCACCAGCCCACCGACCGGCTGCTGGAGCGCGGCGACCTGGTGAAGATCGACTTCGGTGCGCGGTACGCCGGCTACCACGCCGACGAGACGCGCACGTTCGTGGTCGGCGTCGCCGCGGGCTGGCAGAAGGAGATCCACCAGCTCGTGCAGGCCGCCCAGCAGGCCGGTCGCGACGCCCTCGGCCACGACGTGCCGGCTAAGGACGTCGACGCCGCCAGTCGCGGCGTGATCACCGAGGCGGGCTACGGCGACCGGTTCACCCACGGCCTGGGACACGGCGTCGGACTCGAGATCCACGAGGACCCGTTTCTGGGCTACAGCGCGACGGCTACACTGGCGAACCGGATTCCCGTCACCGTCGAACCGGGCGTCTACCTGACCGGACGTGGCGGTGTACGCATCGAGGACACCGTCCTCGTGGGCGCGGAGGGCGCGGAGTCCCTGACCCGAACCGACCGCGATCTCGTCGTCCTCGGCTGA
- the efp gene encoding elongation factor P, with protein sequence MATTNDLKNGMTLNIDGALWNVVEFQHVKPGKGGAFVRTKLKNVTSGKVVDKTFNAGVKVDVATVDKRGMQYLYRDGADFVFMDTETYDQIFVSSDTVGDAANFMLESQEATVAMHGGTPLYLDLPAAVELAIEYTEPGLQGDRSSGGTKPARLETGAEIQVPLFVTTGERVKVDTRTGEYISRVSN encoded by the coding sequence GTGGCCACGACCAATGACCTGAAGAACGGCATGACACTCAACATCGACGGCGCGCTGTGGAACGTCGTCGAGTTCCAGCACGTGAAGCCCGGCAAGGGCGGTGCGTTCGTCCGCACCAAGCTCAAGAACGTCACGTCGGGCAAGGTCGTCGACAAGACGTTCAACGCGGGCGTGAAGGTCGACGTGGCGACGGTCGACAAGCGGGGGATGCAGTACCTCTACCGCGACGGCGCCGACTTCGTCTTCATGGACACCGAGACGTACGACCAGATCTTCGTCTCGTCCGACACCGTCGGTGACGCGGCGAACTTCATGCTCGAGAGTCAGGAGGCGACCGTGGCGATGCACGGCGGTACGCCGCTCTACCTCGACCTGCCCGCGGCGGTCGAGCTGGCGATCGAGTACACCGAGCCCGGCCTGCAGGGTGACCGGTCGAGCGGGGGCACCAAGCCCGCGCGGCTCGAGACCGGCGCGGAGATCCAGGTGCCGCTGTTCGTCACCACCGGTGAGCGCGTGAAGGTCGACACCCGGACGGGCGAGTACATCTCCCGCGTGTCCAACTGA
- the nusB gene encoding transcription antitermination factor NusB, which yields MPPRSEVGARGKARKRAIDVLFEADVRGIDALGLLADRVVTGDPPIPEYAVALVEGVAAHRARLDGLIAEHAVDWTLDRMPAVDRNVLRLGAYELLYADDVPDGVAIAEAVRLVRELSTDDSPAFVNGLLATLLNLKPSLTL from the coding sequence ATGCCGCCGCGGTCGGAGGTCGGCGCGCGGGGCAAGGCGCGTAAGCGGGCGATCGACGTACTCTTCGAGGCCGACGTCCGCGGCATCGACGCGCTGGGGCTGCTGGCCGACCGCGTCGTCACCGGCGACCCGCCGATCCCCGAGTACGCGGTCGCGCTCGTCGAGGGCGTGGCGGCGCACCGTGCACGCCTCGACGGGCTCATCGCCGAGCACGCCGTCGACTGGACGCTCGACCGGATGCCTGCAGTCGACCGCAACGTGCTGCGGCTCGGCGCGTACGAGCTGCTCTACGCCGACGACGTGCCCGACGGCGTCGCGATCGCCGAGGCCGTGCGCCTGGTGCGGGAGCTGTCGACCGACGACTCGCCGGCCTTCGTCAACGGCCTGCTGGCGACCCTGCTGAACCTCAAGCCGTCACTGACGCTCTGA